A genomic segment from Actinoplanes sichuanensis encodes:
- a CDS encoding helix-turn-helix transcriptional regulator produces MTDILWQSLEMRASRLLSVVLLLQDRGRLTAQQIADELGVSVRTVYRDVEALGTAGVPVYAELGANGGYQLVDGYRTRLTGLTPQEAGTIFLAGVPDAAAELGLGAVLTTAELKLRAALPARLARHVDEVRDRFHLDPAGWFRETETHPHLAALAAAVWNRRRARMRYQRWREPREVDRDIEPLGIVLKAGVWYFVARVGDDLRTYRVATILDLTVFDETFERPDGFDLAATWSAWAVDFERRLHRAEAVVRLSPAGLTRIPYLMTRAMARNVRDAVGDPDPDGWTTVTLPIESVRHAHADFLRLGEDIEVLSPPELRDLMRASITAMTRLYSQAATEVTGGVSSISGSTAGRAR; encoded by the coding sequence ATGACTGACATCCTGTGGCAGTCTTTGGAAATGCGCGCCAGTCGTCTGCTGTCCGTGGTCCTCCTGCTGCAGGACCGCGGGCGGCTCACCGCCCAGCAGATCGCCGACGAGCTGGGCGTCTCGGTACGCACCGTGTACCGCGACGTCGAAGCCCTGGGTACCGCGGGCGTGCCGGTCTACGCCGAACTCGGCGCCAACGGCGGATATCAGCTGGTCGACGGCTACCGGACCCGACTGACCGGCCTGACCCCGCAGGAGGCCGGCACGATCTTCCTGGCCGGAGTGCCGGACGCCGCCGCCGAACTCGGCCTGGGCGCGGTGCTGACCACCGCCGAGCTGAAACTGCGCGCCGCACTGCCGGCCCGGCTGGCCCGGCACGTCGACGAGGTCCGCGACCGCTTCCACCTCGATCCGGCCGGCTGGTTCCGGGAGACCGAGACCCACCCGCACCTGGCCGCCCTGGCCGCCGCGGTGTGGAACCGGCGACGGGCCCGGATGCGCTACCAGCGCTGGCGGGAGCCCCGCGAGGTGGACCGGGACATCGAACCGCTCGGCATCGTCCTGAAGGCGGGTGTCTGGTATTTCGTGGCCCGGGTCGGCGACGACCTGCGGACCTACCGGGTCGCGACGATCCTCGACCTGACCGTGTTCGACGAGACGTTCGAGCGCCCCGACGGCTTCGACCTGGCCGCGACCTGGTCCGCATGGGCCGTCGATTTCGAGCGCCGTCTGCACCGGGCCGAGGCCGTGGTCCGCCTCTCCCCCGCCGGACTGACCCGGATCCCGTACCTGATGACCAGGGCGATGGCCCGCAACGTCCGCGACGCGGTCGGCGACCCCGACCCGGACGGCTGGACCACGGTGACCCTGCCCATCGAGTCGGTGCGACACGCCCACGCCGACTTCCTGCGCCTCGGCGAGGACATCGAGGTCCTGTCCCCACCCGAACTACGCGACCTGATGCGGGCCAGCATCACCGCGATGACACGCCTCTACTCTCAGGCGGCCACGGAGGTCACCGGCGGCGTCAGCTCCATCAGCGGCTCGACGGCGGGGCGGGCCAGGTAG
- a CDS encoding VOC family protein yields the protein MALARYVGFSLDCDDPVALADFYVKLLGMEISYTSDEFVYLGGPGNGIGFVKVEKYLPPTWPSADVPKQAHLELGVDDLETGEAAILGIGATKPDHQPQPDRWRVLLDPAGHPFCISASV from the coding sequence ATGGCACTCGCCCGTTACGTCGGCTTCTCGCTCGACTGCGACGACCCGGTCGCGCTGGCCGACTTCTACGTCAAGCTGCTCGGCATGGAGATCAGCTACACCAGTGACGAGTTCGTCTACCTGGGCGGACCCGGCAACGGCATCGGGTTCGTGAAGGTGGAGAAGTATCTACCACCGACCTGGCCCAGCGCCGACGTGCCCAAGCAGGCGCACCTGGAGCTGGGCGTGGACGACCTGGAGACCGGCGAGGCGGCGATCCTCGGGATCGGCGCCACCAAACCGGACCACCAGCCGCAACCGGACCGCTGGCGGGTCCTGCTCGATCCGGCCGGCCACCCGTTCTGCATCTCCGCGTCGGTATAG
- a CDS encoding S1 family peptidase → MRQRRMMFTAVAAAGITLAAASPAEAIANGEPVQEGRYSFSVKLTMTGIPVLGGGTRNSACSGALIAREWVITAGHCFRDENGVRVERPVAASTVATVGRTDLITSPGGHELEIVEVKQSATADVALARLAEPITDIRPLAVSRRAPKVGEVLRLTGYGSLTSANATPVTHLQTGQLVVESVSDATLGVRGKAPNPDTTPCPYDSGGPFFRESRGHAPQLVAVVSDGPSCPHTDIEIPARTDNLAGWIRDTTGR, encoded by the coding sequence GTGCGACAAAGACGAATGATGTTCACGGCGGTGGCCGCGGCGGGTATCACGCTCGCCGCGGCCTCGCCGGCCGAGGCGATCGCCAACGGCGAACCGGTGCAGGAGGGCAGATACTCGTTCTCCGTCAAGCTGACCATGACCGGCATCCCGGTCCTCGGCGGCGGAACCCGTAACAGTGCCTGCTCGGGCGCCCTGATCGCCCGTGAGTGGGTGATCACCGCCGGGCACTGCTTCCGCGACGAGAACGGCGTCCGGGTCGAACGCCCGGTCGCCGCCTCGACCGTCGCGACCGTCGGCCGCACCGACCTGATCACCAGCCCCGGCGGTCACGAACTGGAGATCGTCGAGGTCAAGCAGTCGGCCACCGCCGACGTCGCCCTCGCCCGCCTCGCCGAGCCCATCACCGACATCCGGCCGCTGGCCGTCAGCCGCCGTGCCCCGAAGGTCGGCGAGGTGCTGCGACTCACCGGCTACGGCTCGCTGACCAGTGCCAACGCCACCCCTGTGACACATCTCCAGACCGGGCAACTGGTGGTGGAGTCGGTGTCCGACGCGACTCTGGGCGTCCGCGGCAAGGCACCGAACCCCGACACCACCCCGTGCCCGTACGACTCCGGTGGCCCGTTCTTCCGCGAGTCCCGCGGACACGCACCCCAACTGGTGGCGGTCGTGAGTGACGGCCCGAGCTGTCCGCACACCGACATCGAGATCCCGGCGCGTACCGACAACCTCGCCGGCTGGATCCGCGACACCACCGGCCGCTGA